A genomic stretch from Georgenia muralis includes:
- a CDS encoding glycosyltransferase family 4 protein translates to MAGPQGARRLLLVHPSPDLYGSDRQLLETVGAAVAAGWRAHVLLPEDGPLHGILRARGASTAVMTFPVLRKSVLTPAGMLRWGLAAVPAVVRMVRTLRRLDADLLYVNTLTIPPWLLAGRLAGVPALCHVHEAEDDQPWVVRTALNLPLILPRSVVANSGATRASVTATRPRVRRVAVVHNGVPDDGTPREPRERRPTDPLAVVVVGRLSPKKGVDLAVEAVARLRATGLPVTLDLYGSVFPGYEWFEDQLRRRVARPDLAGAVRLHGYVHPTRAALEAADVVLVPSRAETFGNSAVEAMLAARPVVAARVQGLAEVLADAPRTGLLVEPGSADALAEGLRAVAADPARAREQGRRARAYALEHFSLRRYGEALTALLDAGAGTGRRGPSVRSSRPRAPGPPPRHAG, encoded by the coding sequence ATGGCCGGACCGCAGGGTGCCCGCCGGCTGCTGCTCGTCCACCCGTCGCCCGACCTGTACGGCTCGGACCGCCAGCTCCTCGAGACCGTCGGGGCCGCCGTCGCGGCCGGCTGGCGGGCGCACGTGCTCCTGCCCGAGGACGGTCCGTTGCACGGAATCCTCCGGGCGCGGGGTGCGTCCACCGCCGTCATGACCTTCCCGGTACTGCGCAAGTCCGTCCTCACCCCCGCCGGGATGCTCCGCTGGGGCCTGGCCGCCGTGCCGGCGGTGGTCCGGATGGTCCGCACGCTGCGCCGCCTGGACGCGGACCTGCTCTACGTCAACACCCTGACCATCCCGCCGTGGCTCCTCGCCGGCCGGCTCGCCGGGGTACCGGCTCTGTGCCACGTCCACGAGGCCGAGGACGACCAGCCGTGGGTCGTGCGCACGGCCCTGAACCTCCCCCTGATCCTCCCCCGCTCGGTCGTGGCCAACAGCGGCGCGACCCGGGCGTCGGTGACGGCGACCCGGCCGCGGGTGCGACGTGTCGCGGTCGTCCACAACGGGGTGCCCGACGACGGGACACCGCGCGAGCCCCGGGAACGACGACCGACGGACCCGCTCGCGGTGGTCGTGGTCGGCCGGCTCTCGCCCAAGAAGGGCGTGGACCTCGCCGTGGAGGCGGTGGCCCGGCTGCGTGCGACCGGGCTGCCCGTCACCCTCGACCTCTACGGCAGCGTCTTCCCCGGCTACGAGTGGTTCGAGGACCAGCTCCGCCGCAGGGTGGCCCGGCCAGACCTGGCCGGCGCGGTCCGTCTCCACGGTTACGTCCACCCCACCCGCGCCGCCCTCGAGGCCGCCGACGTCGTCCTCGTCCCCTCGCGGGCCGAGACGTTCGGCAACTCCGCCGTCGAGGCGATGCTCGCCGCACGCCCGGTCGTGGCCGCCCGCGTGCAGGGCCTCGCCGAGGTGCTGGCCGACGCGCCCCGGACCGGGCTGCTCGTCGAGCCGGGGTCCGCCGACGCCCTCGCCGAGGGCCTCCGCGCCGTCGCGGCCGACCCGGCGAGGGCCCGGGAGCAGGGCCGGCGGGCCAGGGCGTACGCGCTCGAGCACTTCTCCCTGCGGCGCTACGGGGAGGCGCTCACCGCGCTGCTCGACGCCGGCGCCGGGACAGGCCGTCGCGGACCTTCCGTGCGGTCATCGCGGCCACGAGCCCCGGGTCCGCCGCCGCGGCACGCAGGATGA
- a CDS encoding glycosyltransferase family 2 protein: MTTGLGVVIPAYQAERTLARAVASARACGAEEVVVVDDGSTDSTAALARSLGCTTLVQSNAGAAAARRAGVRACTAAVIVLLDADDELVPSGVARSLALLPSRGADCAGVGGVTLAVAPGGGERTMRARRRRVRLDDLLRDGFAPGAPAAIVWRAPVLRAAVADAPPGLWPAYAEDYELTVRAVGSGHLEFHDEVSARYTLAGGKSTHDPMRSIAASEAIRLHYAGVHAVPVHPRPPRALRARVLLREAMNLRAGGPRTHPRYGALILRAAAADPGLVAAMTARKVRDGLSRRRRRAAR, translated from the coding sequence GTGACCACCGGGCTCGGGGTGGTGATCCCCGCCTACCAGGCCGAGCGCACCCTGGCCCGGGCGGTGGCCAGCGCCCGGGCCTGCGGGGCCGAGGAGGTCGTCGTCGTCGACGACGGCTCCACCGACTCCACCGCGGCGCTCGCCCGGAGCCTCGGCTGCACCACCCTCGTCCAGTCCAACGCCGGGGCCGCCGCCGCCCGCCGGGCGGGCGTGCGGGCCTGCACCGCGGCGGTGATCGTGCTCCTCGACGCCGACGACGAGCTCGTGCCGTCGGGGGTCGCCCGCTCCCTCGCGCTGCTGCCCTCCCGCGGTGCGGACTGCGCGGGGGTGGGCGGGGTGACCCTGGCCGTCGCGCCGGGCGGCGGCGAGCGGACCATGCGGGCCCGGCGCCGGCGCGTGCGGCTCGACGACCTGCTGCGGGACGGCTTCGCCCCCGGTGCCCCCGCGGCGATCGTGTGGCGCGCCCCCGTCCTGCGCGCCGCCGTCGCCGACGCACCGCCGGGGCTGTGGCCGGCCTACGCGGAGGACTACGAGCTGACCGTCCGGGCCGTCGGGTCCGGTCACCTGGAGTTCCACGACGAGGTCAGCGCGAGGTACACGCTCGCCGGCGGCAAGTCCACGCACGACCCGATGCGCAGCATCGCGGCGTCCGAGGCCATCCGCCTGCACTACGCCGGCGTGCACGCCGTGCCGGTGCACCCGCGGCCGCCCCGCGCGCTGCGCGCCCGGGTGCTCCTGCGCGAGGCCATGAACCTGCGGGCGGGGGGCCCCCGCACCCACCCACGTTACGGGGCTCTCATCCTGCGTGCCGCGGCGGCGGACCCGGGGCTCGTGGCCGCGATGACCGCACGGAAGGTCCGCGACGGCCTGTCCCGGCGCCGGCGTCGAGCAGCGCGGTGA
- a CDS encoding O-antigen ligase family protein: MREYLLPGVLTAAAVAAALWLPRLALSVRAAFAVFFLAVLANGVALDVGPATVRVELLALALLVLAAVLDGRGTTPPPVRAGAVAMAGLAAWWAASFLSSVLVAPEPVRSLFMLLNLTAGVAAYFLVLRLAPHHAALVRTGTWILGAVSAVSLVLLVALPPETTPLVASSQGGGLPRVRGLALEPNLMGGLCAGWLAVMVHRRRQLSTRHLLLALPVVIALVLTNTRAAWVALAVVLAFWALTRHGRLLRSPPALMVYALGAGLLLARWGELRAEPGSLVWKIENLLNFEIGTGSYRVDTWRLALADLDAADAWLFGLGVNSYAQRHPVDITGVTEGYVGNLWIAWLYDSGVVGVLGFAVLLLALWARSADRLGALPVFVAVVLTSTSTNGFWMTFPWVFLALAGTPARPAVPVGGTGRVRPGELPRRDPAAADRVTVTAGAAPPEAPGVGPEAGGVGGARGEGGHP; encoded by the coding sequence GTGAGGGAGTACCTGCTGCCGGGGGTGCTCACCGCGGCCGCGGTCGCCGCGGCCCTGTGGCTGCCCCGGCTGGCGCTGAGCGTCCGCGCCGCGTTCGCCGTGTTCTTCCTCGCCGTGCTCGCCAACGGTGTCGCCCTCGACGTGGGCCCCGCGACGGTGCGGGTCGAGCTGCTCGCCCTCGCGTTGCTCGTTCTCGCGGCCGTCCTCGACGGGCGAGGGACGACGCCACCGCCGGTGCGTGCGGGGGCGGTGGCGATGGCGGGCCTCGCGGCGTGGTGGGCGGCGTCGTTCCTCTCCTCCGTCCTCGTGGCGCCGGAGCCGGTGCGCTCGCTGTTCATGCTGCTCAACCTCACCGCCGGGGTGGCGGCGTACTTCCTCGTGCTCCGGCTCGCGCCGCACCACGCCGCCCTCGTCCGCACCGGGACGTGGATCCTCGGTGCCGTCAGTGCGGTCTCGCTCGTCCTCCTCGTCGCCCTGCCGCCCGAGACCACCCCCCTGGTCGCCTCGTCCCAGGGGGGCGGCCTGCCCCGGGTGCGGGGGCTCGCCCTGGAGCCGAACCTCATGGGGGGCCTCTGTGCCGGCTGGCTCGCCGTCATGGTGCACCGGCGCCGTCAGCTCTCGACGCGGCACCTGCTCCTCGCCCTGCCCGTCGTCATCGCCCTGGTGCTCACCAACACCCGGGCGGCCTGGGTGGCCCTGGCCGTCGTGCTGGCCTTCTGGGCGCTCACCCGGCACGGACGGTTGCTCAGGTCGCCGCCGGCCCTCATGGTCTACGCCCTGGGGGCCGGGCTCCTCCTCGCCCGCTGGGGCGAGCTGCGCGCGGAGCCGGGCTCGCTGGTGTGGAAGATCGAGAACCTCCTCAACTTCGAGATCGGGACCGGCTCGTACCGCGTGGACACCTGGCGCCTCGCCCTGGCCGACCTCGACGCCGCCGACGCGTGGCTCTTCGGCCTCGGGGTGAACTCCTACGCGCAGCGGCACCCGGTGGACATCACCGGGGTGACCGAGGGGTACGTGGGCAACCTCTGGATCGCGTGGCTCTACGACTCCGGCGTCGTCGGGGTGCTCGGGTTCGCGGTGCTCCTGCTCGCCCTCTGGGCGCGCAGCGCTGACCGGCTCGGCGCGCTGCCCGTCTTCGTCGCCGTCGTGCTCACCTCGACGTCGACGAACGGGTTCTGGATGACCTTCCCGTGGGTCTTCCTCGCGCTGGCGGGCACGCCGGCGCGACCGGCCGTCCCGGTGGGCGGGACCGGACGGGTCCGGCCGGGGGAGCTCCCACGTCGCGATCCGGCCGCTGCCGACCGCGTGACCGTCACCGCTGGAGCCGCGCCCCCCGAGGCTCCCGGAGTCGGTCCCGAGGCTGGCGGGGTCGGTGGAGCACGCGGAGAGGGCGGGCACCCGTGA
- a CDS encoding glycosyltransferase: MSEGSGRLRIAFLGTRGVPARYGGFETAVEEVGSRLAARGHDVRVYCRTGGEAGRPEHLGMRLVHLPALRRKSLETLSHTALSVGHLLAAGRPDVAMVFNAANSPFLPALRALRVPVALHVDGLEWRRAKWAGAGRAYYLLAECLGVRWADALIADAEGIAEYYRAEFAAESNQIAYGAPIVAPGAGRLVEVGLLPGRYHLAVARFEPENHLHLVVEGYVRSGARLPLVVVGTAPYSDQYTATVHALADDRVRFLGGVWDQELLDQLYANCATYLHGHSVGGTNPSLLRAIGAGAPCLAYDVPFNRDVLAEAAEYFVTAPDVARALEAAETDPYATARRGIRSLERARRYDWEEVADAYETLATRLAVDGPVRVRPSGHRAGVAATWGVPSPQPVPAVQVAPVPAARVAATAPELVPAVLEPGVLAPAPRLRAPFPRAS; the protein is encoded by the coding sequence ATGAGCGAAGGATCGGGCCGGTTGCGCATCGCCTTCCTCGGGACCCGTGGCGTCCCGGCCCGCTACGGCGGCTTCGAGACGGCGGTGGAGGAGGTCGGCAGCCGCCTCGCGGCCCGCGGCCACGACGTCAGGGTGTACTGCCGGACCGGCGGGGAGGCGGGGCGGCCGGAGCACCTCGGGATGCGGCTCGTGCACCTCCCGGCGCTGCGACGCAAGAGCCTGGAGACCCTCTCCCACACCGCCCTGTCGGTGGGGCACCTGCTCGCCGCCGGCCGTCCCGACGTCGCCATGGTGTTCAACGCGGCCAACTCTCCTTTCCTGCCCGCCCTGCGGGCGCTGCGCGTGCCGGTGGCGCTGCACGTCGACGGGCTCGAGTGGCGGCGGGCCAAGTGGGCCGGGGCGGGACGGGCCTACTACCTCCTGGCGGAGTGCCTGGGGGTCCGCTGGGCGGACGCCCTCATCGCCGACGCCGAGGGCATCGCGGAGTACTACCGGGCCGAGTTCGCCGCCGAGAGCAACCAGATCGCCTACGGCGCACCGATCGTGGCGCCAGGTGCCGGCCGGTTGGTGGAGGTCGGTCTGCTGCCGGGCCGCTACCACCTCGCGGTTGCCCGGTTCGAGCCCGAGAACCACCTCCACCTCGTCGTCGAGGGATACGTCCGCAGCGGTGCGCGGCTGCCGCTGGTCGTCGTCGGCACCGCGCCGTACTCCGACCAGTACACCGCCACCGTCCACGCCCTCGCCGACGACCGGGTGCGCTTCCTCGGCGGGGTGTGGGACCAGGAGCTCCTCGACCAGCTCTACGCGAACTGCGCGACCTACCTGCACGGCCACAGCGTCGGCGGGACGAACCCGTCGCTGCTGCGGGCGATCGGGGCCGGCGCGCCGTGCCTCGCCTACGACGTCCCGTTCAACCGCGACGTGCTGGCCGAGGCGGCCGAGTACTTCGTCACCGCCCCGGACGTCGCCCGTGCCCTCGAGGCTGCCGAGACCGACCCCTACGCCACGGCCCGCCGCGGCATCCGCTCCCTCGAGCGCGCCCGTCGCTACGACTGGGAGGAGGTCGCGGACGCCTACGAGACGCTCGCGACCCGCCTGGCCGTCGACGGGCCCGTGCGGGTCCGCCCGAGCGGTCACCGGGCCGGTGTCGCGGCCACGTGGGGGGTGCCCAGCCCGCAGCCGGTGCCGGCCGTGCAGGTCGCGCCGGTCCCCGCGGCGCGGGTCGCCGCAACTGCGCCGGAGCTCGTCCCCGCCGTGCTCGAGCCGGGCGTGCTCGCTCCGGCGCCGCGGCTGCGGGCCCCCTTCCCTCGCGCGTCCTGA
- a CDS encoding sugar transferase — translation MAFAGRAEAAVKRATDVVVSAFALLLLTPVLLAVALAVAVGDGGPVLFRQVRVGRDGRTFTMHKFRSMTVDAESRRAALAAFSDGNGVLFKMHDDPRVTPVGRFLRRYCLDELPQLWDALRGDMSVVGPRPALPEEVARYDLTARRRLLVKPGITGPWQISGRSDLSWADSVRLDLDYVEHRSLRRDVAILLRTAGAVLRADGAY, via the coding sequence GTGGCGTTCGCAGGTCGCGCGGAGGCCGCCGTCAAACGGGCGACGGACGTCGTGGTCTCGGCGTTCGCCCTCCTGCTCCTCACGCCCGTCCTCCTGGCCGTCGCGCTGGCCGTCGCCGTCGGGGACGGCGGCCCGGTGCTGTTCCGGCAGGTCCGGGTCGGACGGGACGGGCGCACCTTCACCATGCACAAGTTCCGCTCGATGACGGTCGATGCCGAGTCCCGTCGCGCCGCTCTGGCCGCGTTCAGCGACGGCAACGGCGTCCTGTTCAAGATGCACGACGACCCGCGCGTCACGCCCGTCGGCCGGTTCCTCCGGCGGTACTGCCTCGACGAGCTCCCTCAGCTGTGGGATGCGCTGCGAGGCGACATGAGCGTGGTGGGCCCGCGCCCGGCCCTGCCCGAGGAGGTCGCCCGGTACGACCTGACGGCCCGCCGCCGGCTCCTCGTGAAGCCCGGGATCACAGGGCCGTGGCAGATCAGCGGCCGGTCGGACCTGTCCTGGGCCGATTCCGTCCGTCTCGACCTGGACTACGTCGAGCACCGCTCGCTGCGGCGCGACGTCGCCATCCTCCTGCGGACCGCGGGCGCCGTGCTGCGCGCCGACGGCGCGTACTGA
- a CDS encoding lipopolysaccharide biosynthesis protein, which translates to MTPASGGPAHGGSPPSSPLVRAVMTTVVGNLAPAVAALAAAPILAQSLGVTGRGELAAATAPFLLAVTLATLGVPESATYAIARSRAVAARTTRRALAILAGAGAVAAVVVVLLAGVLAGGDPDLASLVMLGAAAIVPALAVGVLRATAAGLQAWGLVARERVTGAAVRLGAVAALAAAGALTPLTATVATAAAPVVAGLAYLPLRGRLGTGAVAPPLLGYGLRLWVGSLSGVLLARVDQVLMTPLAGAAALGLYVVAVNISEVPLVLSAAVRDVTFSADAAARDDARLTASARLSAAASAAVGLVVGVTMPAWVPVVFGAGFAASVPAAGLLVVAVVLGVPGSVAGAGLSARGHPGLRSASLAVAAVVNVVLVLLLVPAHGAIGAAAATLVGSLLSSNLNIWWLRRVAGVPMSAFYGVRRSDGRAAVRALRTVRRR; encoded by the coding sequence ATGACTCCGGCCTCCGGCGGACCGGCGCACGGCGGGAGCCCCCCGTCGTCGCCCCTCGTCCGGGCGGTGATGACCACGGTCGTCGGGAACCTGGCCCCGGCGGTGGCAGCGCTGGCGGCCGCCCCGATCCTCGCGCAGTCCCTGGGCGTGACGGGCCGCGGCGAGCTGGCTGCCGCGACCGCACCGTTCCTCCTCGCCGTCACGCTCGCCACGCTCGGGGTACCGGAGTCCGCCACCTACGCGATCGCCCGCAGCCGGGCGGTCGCCGCCCGGACGACGCGGCGGGCCCTCGCCATCCTCGCCGGGGCGGGGGCGGTCGCCGCCGTCGTCGTCGTCCTCCTCGCCGGGGTGCTCGCCGGTGGGGACCCGGACCTCGCGTCCCTCGTGATGCTCGGGGCCGCCGCGATCGTGCCGGCGCTGGCCGTAGGGGTGCTCCGTGCCACCGCGGCCGGTCTGCAGGCGTGGGGGCTCGTCGCCCGGGAACGGGTCACCGGTGCCGCGGTGCGCCTGGGCGCGGTGGCGGCCCTCGCCGCCGCCGGCGCACTCACGCCCCTGACCGCGACGGTGGCCACGGCTGCCGCTCCCGTCGTCGCGGGCCTGGCGTACCTGCCCCTGCGGGGACGGCTCGGTACGGGCGCCGTCGCGCCCCCGCTGCTCGGCTACGGCCTGCGGCTGTGGGTGGGGTCGCTCTCGGGGGTGCTGCTCGCCCGCGTCGACCAGGTCCTCATGACCCCGCTCGCCGGTGCCGCGGCGCTGGGCCTGTACGTCGTCGCCGTCAACATCAGCGAGGTCCCGCTCGTGCTCTCGGCGGCGGTGCGCGACGTGACGTTCTCGGCCGACGCCGCCGCCCGGGACGACGCCCGGCTCACCGCCTCGGCCCGGCTCAGCGCGGCCGCGAGCGCCGCCGTCGGGCTCGTCGTGGGGGTGACCATGCCCGCCTGGGTGCCGGTGGTCTTCGGCGCCGGCTTCGCGGCGTCGGTGCCGGCCGCCGGGCTGCTCGTCGTCGCCGTGGTGCTCGGCGTGCCGGGCTCGGTCGCCGGCGCCGGGCTCTCCGCCCGGGGGCACCCGGGCCTGCGGAGCGCCTCGCTCGCCGTCGCGGCGGTGGTCAACGTCGTCCTCGTCCTCCTCCTCGTCCCCGCCCACGGCGCGATCGGAGCCGCCGCGGCCACCCTCGTGGGTAGTCTCCTGTCGTCCAACCTCAACATCTGGTGGCTCCGCCGCGTGGCGGGGGTGCCGATGAGCGCCTTCTACGGTGTGCGCCGGTCGGACGGCCGGGCCGCGGTACGGGCACTACGGACGGTGCGACGCCGTTGA
- a CDS encoding polysaccharide biosynthesis tyrosine autokinase has translation MDLTDYLGVLRKRWSTIVLIALLTLGAAVALTLAAVPQYTATTRMFFAAEGGESISDLNQGSTFAERQMVSYAAVAASPMVLDPVIEDLGLDVQAHELAEALTATILPNSVILDISATDEDPQLAADLADAVADELSAVAEDLSPERSDGTQPVQATIVTEARVPTEPSAPNTVLNVALGLVFGVLLGTVTAVARELLDTKVRGAKDVTALTGVPVMATVQYETGSRSSPTFMVDDPHGSRAEDVRRLRTNLRYVGLDHKLRSIVVTSSLPGEGKSTTSIALSLALADTGARVLLVDADLRRPSVAEYLGIEGAAGLTTVLIGRAESADVVQRWRRTGLDVLPAGDVPPNPSELLGSRAMATLLVDLMAAYDIVVVDSPPLLPVTDAAVLGKLAGGTLVVAGADKVHKAQLREALDALDQVGAHVLGVVLNKVGRRDANRYGYESYRSRGPGETPRRPESPAEVAAELGVTRRVTRDDAEPGSPPAGTTLPV, from the coding sequence ATGGACCTCACCGACTACCTCGGCGTCCTGCGCAAGCGCTGGTCCACCATCGTCCTCATCGCTCTGCTCACGCTGGGCGCCGCCGTCGCGCTCACCCTGGCCGCGGTCCCGCAGTACACGGCCACGACGCGGATGTTCTTCGCGGCCGAGGGCGGCGAGTCCATCTCCGACCTCAACCAGGGCTCGACGTTCGCCGAGCGGCAGATGGTCTCCTACGCCGCCGTGGCGGCCTCCCCGATGGTCCTCGACCCCGTGATCGAGGACCTCGGCCTCGACGTCCAGGCCCACGAGCTCGCCGAGGCCCTCACGGCGACCATCCTGCCGAACTCGGTGATCCTCGACATCTCGGCCACGGACGAGGACCCGCAGCTGGCCGCGGACCTGGCCGACGCCGTCGCCGACGAGCTCTCCGCCGTCGCCGAGGACCTCTCGCCCGAGCGCTCCGACGGGACCCAGCCCGTCCAGGCCACCATCGTCACCGAGGCGCGCGTGCCCACCGAGCCCTCGGCACCCAACACCGTCCTCAACGTGGCCCTCGGGCTGGTCTTCGGGGTGCTGCTGGGCACCGTCACGGCCGTGGCCCGGGAGCTGCTCGACACCAAGGTCCGCGGGGCGAAGGACGTCACGGCCCTGACCGGGGTGCCGGTGATGGCCACGGTGCAGTACGAGACCGGCAGCCGCTCGTCGCCCACCTTCATGGTCGACGACCCGCACGGCTCCCGGGCCGAGGACGTGCGCCGGCTGCGCACCAACCTGCGCTACGTGGGGCTGGACCACAAGCTCCGGTCCATCGTCGTGACCTCCTCCCTGCCCGGCGAGGGCAAGTCGACGACGTCGATCGCGCTGTCCCTGGCGCTGGCCGACACCGGCGCCCGGGTCCTCCTCGTCGACGCCGACCTGCGCCGCCCGTCGGTGGCGGAGTACCTCGGCATCGAGGGCGCCGCGGGCCTGACGACGGTGCTCATCGGCCGGGCCGAGTCCGCCGACGTCGTCCAACGGTGGCGCCGCACGGGCCTGGACGTCCTGCCGGCCGGGGACGTCCCGCCCAACCCCAGCGAGCTGCTCGGCTCACGCGCCATGGCCACCCTGCTGGTGGACCTCATGGCCGCCTACGACATCGTCGTCGTCGACAGCCCACCGCTGCTGCCGGTCACCGACGCGGCGGTGCTGGGCAAGCTGGCCGGCGGCACGCTGGTCGTGGCGGGGGCGGACAAGGTCCACAAGGCCCAGCTGCGGGAGGCTCTTGACGCCCTCGACCAGGTCGGGGCGCATGTCCTGGGGGTCGTGCTGAACAAGGTCGGCCGCCGTGACGCGAACCGGTACGGCTACGAGTCCTACCGCTCGCGCGGGCCCGGGGAGACGCCCCGCCGGCCGGAGTCACCGGCCGAGGTCGCGGCCGAGCTGGGGGTCACGCGCCGGGTCACCCGGGACGACGCCGAGCCCGGGTCGCCGCCGGCCGGTACTACGCTCCCGGTGTGA
- a CDS encoding DUF885 domain-containing protein, giving the protein MTETTRTPTPVDAVAEEHVRRSIELDPLFATELGVPGHDDRLPDVSPAGLAEVTALARHTLAALDEVEPADDVDRVTVAAMRERLGLEVELAEAGEDLRSLNVIASPVQALRDVFDLMPTDTAEDWENVAARLSRLPEALEGYQESLRTAQGAGHVAALRQVTACLRQADELADADTSFFTRLVRGATTNGEVPSRALREALAAGTADARQAYADLARFLGEELAPDAPEADAVGRERYALWSRYFLGAAVDLDETYEWGLTELARIVAEQEAVAEQLYGRGTGVTEAMARLDAEPARMLHGTDALRAWMQQTSDEAVAALADTHFDIPAPVRRLECLIAPTQSGGIYYTGPSSDFSRPGRMWWAVPAGVTEFATWRERTTVYHEGVPGHHLQIGQTVFRADTLNTWRRQGSWVSGHGEGWALYAERLMADLGFLDDPGDRMGMLDGQRLRAARVVLDIGVHLGKEAPAEWGGGTWDAARAWPFLTANANMPEPFLAFELDRYLGWPGQAPSYKIGQRLWEEIREASRAAQPETFDLRAFHRRALDVGSVGLDVLRGALLG; this is encoded by the coding sequence GTGACCGAGACCACCCGCACCCCCACGCCCGTCGACGCCGTCGCCGAGGAGCACGTCCGCCGCAGCATCGAGCTCGACCCGCTCTTCGCCACCGAGCTGGGCGTCCCCGGCCACGACGACCGCCTGCCGGACGTCTCCCCCGCCGGCCTGGCGGAGGTCACCGCCCTGGCGCGGCACACCCTCGCCGCGCTCGACGAGGTCGAGCCGGCGGACGACGTCGACCGGGTGACCGTCGCCGCGATGCGCGAACGTCTGGGCCTGGAGGTCGAGCTGGCCGAGGCGGGCGAGGACCTGCGCTCCCTCAACGTCATCGCCTCACCGGTGCAGGCGCTGCGGGACGTCTTCGACCTCATGCCCACCGACACCGCCGAGGACTGGGAGAACGTCGCCGCCCGCCTCAGCCGCCTGCCCGAGGCGCTCGAGGGCTACCAGGAGTCCCTGCGCACGGCACAGGGCGCCGGCCACGTCGCAGCGCTGCGGCAGGTGACCGCGTGCCTGCGCCAGGCCGACGAGCTCGCCGACGCCGACACCTCGTTCTTCACGCGGCTGGTCCGGGGCGCCACCACGAACGGCGAGGTGCCCTCCCGGGCCCTGCGCGAGGCGCTGGCCGCGGGCACGGCCGACGCCCGTCAGGCCTACGCCGACCTCGCCCGGTTCCTCGGCGAGGAGCTCGCCCCCGACGCGCCGGAGGCCGACGCGGTGGGCCGCGAGCGCTACGCCCTGTGGTCGCGGTACTTCCTCGGCGCCGCCGTCGACCTCGACGAGACCTACGAGTGGGGACTGACCGAGCTGGCCCGCATCGTCGCGGAGCAGGAGGCGGTGGCCGAGCAGCTCTACGGCCGGGGCACCGGCGTCACCGAGGCCATGGCGCGCCTGGACGCGGAGCCCGCCCGGATGCTCCACGGCACCGACGCCCTGCGGGCGTGGATGCAGCAGACCTCCGACGAGGCCGTCGCGGCGCTGGCGGACACCCACTTCGACATCCCCGCCCCCGTGCGGCGCCTCGAGTGCCTCATCGCGCCCACCCAGTCCGGTGGCATCTACTACACCGGGCCGAGCTCGGACTTCTCGCGCCCGGGGCGCATGTGGTGGGCGGTGCCGGCCGGGGTGACGGAGTTCGCCACGTGGCGCGAGCGCACGACCGTCTACCACGAGGGCGTCCCGGGCCACCACCTCCAGATCGGCCAGACCGTCTTCCGGGCCGACACCCTCAACACCTGGCGGCGCCAGGGGTCGTGGGTCAGCGGCCACGGCGAGGGCTGGGCCCTGTACGCCGAGCGCCTCATGGCCGACCTGGGCTTCCTCGACGACCCGGGCGACCGGATGGGGATGCTCGACGGTCAGCGGCTGCGGGCCGCCCGGGTGGTCCTCGACATCGGCGTGCACCTGGGCAAGGAGGCCCCGGCCGAGTGGGGCGGCGGGACGTGGGACGCGGCGAGGGCGTGGCCGTTCCTCACCGCCAACGCCAACATGCCCGAGCCGTTCCTCGCCTTCGAGCTCGACCGCTACCTCGGCTGGCCCGGCCAGGCGCCGAGCTACAAGATCGGCCAGCGCCTGTGGGAAGAGATCCGCGAGGCCTCCCGGGCGGCCCAGCCCGAGACCTTCGACCTGCGGGCGTTCCACCGGCGCGCCCTCGACGTCGGCTCGGTGGGCCTGGACGTGCTGCGCGGGGCGCTGCTCGGCTGA